The following proteins are co-located in the Schistocerca nitens isolate TAMUIC-IGC-003100 chromosome 2, iqSchNite1.1, whole genome shotgun sequence genome:
- the LOC126234891 gene encoding uncharacterized protein LOC126234891 produces the protein MTLSDSPISHVASSDFIHSSSAEVITPAYTAAPPPPPLTPSPPPSPMSELHQPAASSAPTAVPLPPLSSLQLNPEAEAPATIIPEPTTYAKAVAAPVTSASASTPLNPGKKTKKSRSKSRPTPPSISSNTPPSNDPCNPPRTDTISISDTQLMAHKPHTPKPLE, from the coding sequence ATGACCCTATCTGACTCCCCAATCTCACACGTAGCGTCCTCTGACTTCATTCACTCATCATCAGCAGAAGTCATCACTCCAGCTTATACTGCAgctccaccgccgccgccgctgacaCCATCACCTCCACCATCACCAATGTCTGAATTGCACCAGCCAGCAGCGTCATCAGCTCCTACTGCTGTTCCATTGCCACCCCTGTCATCATTACAACTGAATCCAGAAGCAGAAGCACCAGCAACAATAATACCAGAACCAACAACATACGCCAAAGCTGTGGCCGCACCAGTCACGTCTGCATCAGCTTCAACCCCACTCAATCCAGGTAAGAAGACTAAGAAAAGTCGTTCTAAATCGCGCCCCACTCCACCGTCAATATCCTCTAACACTCCACCCTCAAATGATCCCTGCAACCCACCTAGGACAGATACCATATCTATCTCTGACACCCAGCTGATGGCCCACAAGCCTCACACGCCAAAGCCATTGGAGTGA